A DNA window from Setaria viridis chromosome 2, Setaria_viridis_v4.0, whole genome shotgun sequence contains the following coding sequences:
- the LOC117845204 gene encoding NADH dehydrogenase [ubiquinone] iron-sulfur protein 4, mitochondrial: MAAPLRRSLPSLGRALLTPAPVRMLSAEASDALVEIKPGEIGMVSGIPEEHLRRKVVIYSPARTASQQGSGKVGRWKINFLSTQKWENPLMGWTSTGDPYANVGEAGLTFDSAESAKAFAEKHGWNYVVRKRHTPLLKPKAYAENFKWRGPPKPEQA, encoded by the exons ATGGCCGCCCCGCTCCGGCGGAGCCTCCCCTCCCTCGGTCGCGCGCTCCtcacgccggcgccggtgcggaTGCTCTCCGCTGAGGCCTCCGACGCCCTGGTAGAGATCAAGCCGGGGGAGATCGGGATGGTCTCCGGCATCCCCGAGGAGCACCTCCGCCGTAAG GTTGTAATTTATTCACCAGCAAGGACTGCATCCCAGCAAGGTTCAGGCAAAGTCGGGAGGTGGAAAATTAACTTTTTGTCAACCCAAAA GTGGGAGAACCCGTTGATGGGATGGACATCTACTGGGGATCCGTATGCAAATGTTGGTGAGGCAGGACTTACCTTCGACAGTGCGGAGTCAGCAAAGGCATTTGCTGAAAAACACGGATGGAATTATGTG GTTCGGAAACGTCATACACCTCTTTTGAAG CCCAAGGCTTACGCAGAGAACTTCAAGTGGAGAGGTCCCCCGAAGCCGGAGCAAGCTTGA
- the LOC117845203 gene encoding uncharacterized protein has product MAMVQPADPAVKANQILARFRPIAPKPALAAASPVAQAAAEGVVAANRVLCQLQNRPCRARKRGRPTVVPVSPKSPAQPAAKRKRAEAPYPPLRCAAATATRAHVSVVVPDSACLPLASLPPATTVAVDLVKVAAEERDVPVERDLLRKLLEPKVISPRAVRPVCSTIYVERIHRTDATCTAVVSKTAAEVEVELEADALPAVVSDSSNRVRLVNDAYKEMVGQPECPWLDAVAAASRRISGEVALVVGEPASLPEPHGVFTCTARIEWEYGGKCTSILAPCDVSRLQCESRDYLFTWRFRTVDADASVGRRSGETSDS; this is encoded by the coding sequence atggccatggtgcagCCGGCGGACCCGGCCGTCAAGGCCAACCAGATCCTCGCGCGGTTCCGCCCCATCGCCCCCAAGCCCgcactggcggcggcgtcgccggtgGCGCAGGCCGCGGCCGAGGGCGTGGTCGCCGCGAACCGCGTGCTGTGCCAGCTGCAGAACAGGCCCTGCCGCGCGCGGAAGCGCGGCCGCCCGACCGTCGTGCCGGTGTCCCCGAAGTCGCCCGCGCAGCCGGCTGCAAAGCGGAAGAGGGCGGAGGCGCCGTACCCGCCGCTCCGGtgcgcggcggccacggcgaccAGGGCGCATGTGTCGGTGGTCGTCCCGGACAGTGCATGCCTCCCTCTGGCGTCGCTACCGCCGGCGACCACTGTTGCCGTGGACCTGgtgaaggtggcggcggaggagagggacgTGCCCGTGGAGCGCGACCTGCTGCGGAAGCTGCTGGAGCCCAAGGTGATCTCGCCGCGGGCGGTACGCCCCGTGTGCTCCACCATCTACGTCGAGCGCATCCACCGCACCGACGCGACCTGCACAGCCGTCGTCTCCAAGaccgcggcggaggtggaggtggagctggaagcCGACGCGCTCCCGGCGGTGGTCTCCGACTCCAGCAACCGCGTTCGGCTGGTGAACGACGCGTACAAGGAGATGGTGGGCCAGCCCGAGTGCCCGTGGCTcgacgccgtggccgccgcgtcGAGGAGGATCAGCGGGGAGGTGGCACTGGTGGTGGGCGAGCCAGCGTCGCTGCCGGAGCCCCACGGGGTTTTCACATGCACGGCCAGGATCGAGTGGGAGTACGGCGGCAAGTGCACCTCCATCTTGGCACCGTGCGACGTCAGCCGTCTGCAGTGTGAGTCCAGGGACTACCTCTTCACCTGGAGGTTCCGCACCGTCGACGCCGACGCATCTGTTGGCCGCCGCTCCGGCGAGACGAGCGATAGTTAG